A stretch of Oryza brachyantha chromosome 4, ObraRS2, whole genome shotgun sequence DNA encodes these proteins:
- the LOC102719107 gene encoding probable metal-nicotianamine transporter YSL9: MAGLDGSDDAEEGATHARGAPPPWREQLTARGLVASLVVGAMYSVIVMKLNLSTGLVPTLNVSAALIAFVVLRAWTQALARLGVAARPFTRQENTVVQTCAVACYSIAVGGGFGSYLLGLNKRTYEMAGEDTEGNVPGSYKEPGIAWMTGFLLAVSFVGLLALVPLRKVMIIDYKLTYPSGTATAVLINGFHTPHGDAMAKQQVNGFTKYFAMSFFWSFFQWFYSGGDNCGFSQFPTFGLKAWQQTFFFDFSLTYVGAGMICSHLVNLSLLLGAILSWGVMWPLISDLKGDWYSADIPESSMRSLQGYKAFICVALILGDGLYNFVKIVALTIKSLFDSSNLKNAKKGEAIPVLDELHRNEVFTRDNIPSWLAYCGYLALTIIAVIAIPMMFHEMKWYYVVIAYLLAPALGFCNAYGAGLTDINMAYNYGKIALFILAAWAGKDSGVVAGLVGCGLVKSLVSISADLMHDFKTGHLTLTSPKSMIIAQAIGTAMGCVISPLTFFLFYNAFDIGNPEGYWKAPYALVYRNMAILGVEGFSALPQHCLQLCYGFFGFAVAANLVRDLSPPKYGRWVPLPMAMGVPFLVGASFAIDMCIGSLIVFTWHMLDKSKAALMVPAVASGLICGDGLWIFPASLLALAKISPPMCMAFRSTH; this comes from the exons ATGGCCGGGCTGGACGGCAGCGACGACGCCGAGGAGGGAGCCACGCATGCCCGcggcgccccgccgccgtggcgggaGCAGCTGACGGCGCGCGGGCTGGTGGCGAGCCTGGTCGTCGGCGCCATGTACAGCGTCATCGTGATGAAGCTGAACCTCTCCACGGGGCTCGTCCCCACCCTCAACGTCTCCGCCGCGCTCATCGCCTTCGTCGTCCTCCGCGCCTGGACGCAGGCGCTCGcccgcctcggcgtcgccgcccggCCGTTCACGCGGCAGGAGAACACCGTCGTCCAGACCTGCGCCGTCGCCTGCTACAGCATCGCCGTTGGAG GTGGGTTTGGTTCGTACTTGCTTGGGCTCAACAAGAGGACTTACGAGATGGCGGGGGAGGACACGGAGGGCAACGTGCCGGGGAGCTACAAGGAGCCCGGCATTGCGTGGATGACCGGATTCCTTCTCGCCGTCAGCTTCGTGGGACTTCTCGCGCTCGTCCCTCTTAGGAAG GTCATGATAATTGACTACAAATTAACCTACCCAAGTGGGACTGCAACAGCTGTGCTTATAAATGGATTCCACACACCTCATGGGGATGCAATGGCAAA GCAGCAAGTAAATGGATTCACAAAATACTTTGCTATGAGTTTTTTCTGGAGCTTCTTCCAGTGGTTTTACTCTGGTGGAGACAATTGTGGGTTTTCGCAGTTTCCAACTTTTGGACTAAAAGCTTGGCAACAAAC ATTCTTCTTCGATTTCAGCCTAACATATGTTGGGGCAGGGATGATTTGCTCCCATCTTGTTAATCTGTCACTCCTACTTGGTGCCATTCTCTCATGGGGAGTAATGTGGCCACTGATCAGTGATTTGAAAGGGGATTGGTATTCAGCAGATATACCAGAAAGCAGCATGAGAAGCCTGCAAGGATACAAA GCCTTCATCTGTGTAGCTCTCATCCTAGGAGATGGCCTATACAATTTTGTGAAGATAGTTGCACTCACTATTAAGAGTCTGTTTGATAGCTCAAACCTGAAGAATGCAAAGAAGG GGGAAGCCATTCCTGTGCTTGATGAACTTCACCGTAATGAAGTTTTTACAAGAGACAATATTCCTTCCTGGCTAGCCTACTGTGGTTATCTTGCATTAACTATTATTGCAGTAATTGCTATTCCCATGATGTTCCATGAGATGAAGTGGTACTATGTTGTCATAGCATACTTATTGGCCCCTGCCCTGGGTTTCTGCAATGCTTATGGAGCAGGCCTTACGGACATCAATATGGCGTACAATTATGGAAAGATTGCCCTCTTCATTCTTGCAGCATGGGCTGGGAAAGACTCTGGTGTAGTTGCTGGCCTAGTAGGCTGTGGTCTGGTGAAATCACTGGTGTCCATATCTGCTGATCTGATGCATGATTTCAAGACTGGACATCTCACATTAACATCACCAAAGTCAATGATTATTGCCCAGGCCATTGGCACTGCCATGGGCTGTGTAATTTCACCGCTAACGTTCTTCTTGTTCTACAATGCCTTTGACATTGGCAACCCCGAAGGATACTGGAAAGCACCATATGCTCTAGTCTACCGAAACATGGCGATTCTTGGTGTTGAGGGCTTCTCTGCTCTGCCTCAGCATTGTTTGCAGCTCTGCTAtggattttttggttttgcagTGGCCGCTAACCTTGTGAGGGACCTTTCCCCACCAAAGTACGGCAGATGGGTTCCACTACCGATGGCAATGGGGGTTCCTTTCCTTGTTGGCGCAAGCTTTGCCATCGACATGTGTATCGGGAGCCTGATAGTCTTCACCTGGCACATGCTTGACAAAAGTAAAGCAGCACTAATGGTGCCAGCAGTTGCATCTGGTTTGATATGTGGGGATGGCCTTTGGATCTTCCCAGCGTCCTTGCTTGCCTTGGCCAAGATCAGTCCACCAATGTGCATGGCATTTAGGTCTACACACTAG